From the genome of Anaerolineae bacterium:
AAGGCTTCTGTGGTGGCAGCGTTGGAGAGGTCGTCGGGGTGATCTGAAAATTTGATAATGTCTGCGTAGGGCGGATGCAGGATGAGCAGGTGAGCCAAACCTGGCCCCACCGAAGACGCCGGGCCACCCTGCATCCGCGCCAACGTATTGGTGATTTGGGTCATTGTTTCCGGCGCCGCGCTGTTGCCCTGGAGAATATGAATGCGCGTGTCAAGCAAATCCGGGCTGATTTTTTCCCGCACGTAGGCCACCAACTCCGGCTTGAGTTCAACCCCAATGCAGCGACGTTCCAACCGGACGGCCTCAATGGCCGTGGTGCCGGACCCTAAAAACAAATCCAGCACAATTTCATCTTTTTTACTATAGCGGGTGAGAAGCTGGGTGGCAATTTGAGGAATATAATTGCCATGATAATCAAGGCGGTGCCCATCGCCGCTGGCCCGGCTGGGA
Proteins encoded in this window:
- a CDS encoding DNA methylase, translated to MSHTPKQKPWSDIDLNRWREYKNVLTDSLWHFPSRASGDGHRLDYHGNYIPQIATQLLTRYSKKDEIVLDLFLGSGTTAIEAVRLERRCIGVELKPELVAYVREKISPDLLDTRIHILQGNSAAPETMTQITNTLARMQGGPASSVGPGLAHLLILHPPYADIIKFSDHPDDLSNAATTEAFLSGFETVARRGYALLSPGRFAALIIGDKYANGELIPLGFWCMERMNRIGFKTKAIVVKNIEGNEKGKGKTANLWRYRALAGGYYIFKHEYIIVFFKPGPNKGE